From Streptomyces asiaticus, one genomic window encodes:
- a CDS encoding glycoside hydrolase family 95 protein, which translates to MALAATTTTGLATTGLPAGAAHAAQHGGHQAADRPLALWYRAPAADWLSALPLGNGRLGAMVFGGTETERLQLNADTVWAGGPRNYDNHKGLAALPRIRQLVFDGTWPEAETLINSDFLGVPGGQAQYQTVGNLLLTLPTGGTVSGYRRDLDLDSAIATTTYTRDGVTYTREAFASAPDRVIVVRLSASKKGALSFGATFDSPLHTSLSSPDPLTAALDGTGDATGGVDGAVGFRALVRVLAEGGTTTSAGGTVTVRGADAATVLVAIGTTYVNWENAHGDAVGRAAADLNPAANRPYGQLRGRHVEDHRALFRRTSLDVGTSDAAALPTDERVTRFASGGDPQLIELHFQYGRYLLIAASRPGTQPANLQGIWNDLTSPPWGSKYTININTEMNYWPAAPANLLECWEPVFALLDELAVAGQSTARTQYGANGWVTHHNTDAWRGTAPVDGAFWGMWPMGGAWLSMAIWEHYRYTRDTAKLRARYPVLKGAAQFFLDALVTDPTTGALVTCPSVSPENAHHGGGGGSLCAGPTMDMQLLRDLFGAVASAADLLGTDAAFRDQVLAARGRLAPMKVGARGQLQEWQQDWDAGAPEQQHRHVSHLYGLHPSNQISRTRTPELFAAARTTLVQRGDAGTGWSLAWKINFWARLQEGDRSYKLLTDLLTPERTAPNLFDLHPPFQIDGNFGACAGVTEWLLQSQHDELHLLPALPSNLPDGSVRGLLVRGGFDVDVSWRGGALSEARLGARAGGPARLRTAKAVRVTSGDAPVATTRPEPGVTAFTANAGATYVVRPA; encoded by the coding sequence ATGGCCCTCGCCGCCACGACCACCACGGGCCTCGCCACCACCGGCCTGCCCGCCGGGGCCGCCCACGCCGCTCAGCACGGCGGCCACCAGGCGGCGGACCGGCCGCTTGCGCTGTGGTACCGCGCGCCCGCCGCCGACTGGCTGAGCGCCCTGCCGCTGGGCAACGGGCGGCTCGGCGCGATGGTGTTCGGGGGCACCGAGACCGAGCGGCTCCAGCTCAACGCGGACACCGTCTGGGCGGGCGGGCCGCGGAATTACGACAACCACAAGGGTCTTGCCGCCCTGCCCCGCATCCGGCAGCTCGTCTTCGACGGCACGTGGCCCGAGGCCGAGACGCTGATCAACTCCGACTTCCTCGGTGTGCCCGGCGGCCAGGCCCAGTACCAGACCGTCGGCAATCTGCTCCTGACGCTGCCGACGGGCGGCACGGTGTCCGGCTACCGGCGGGACCTGGACCTGGACTCGGCGATCGCCACCACCACCTACACCCGCGACGGTGTGACCTACACCCGCGAGGCGTTCGCCAGCGCTCCCGACCGCGTCATCGTCGTCCGGCTGTCCGCGTCGAAGAAGGGTGCCCTGTCCTTCGGCGCCACGTTCGACAGCCCGCTGCACACCTCCCTGTCCTCGCCCGACCCGCTCACCGCCGCGCTCGACGGGACCGGCGATGCCACGGGCGGCGTGGACGGCGCGGTGGGGTTCCGCGCGCTGGTGCGGGTGCTCGCCGAGGGCGGCACCACCACCAGCGCGGGCGGAACCGTCACCGTCCGGGGCGCCGACGCGGCCACCGTTCTGGTGGCCATCGGCACCACCTATGTGAACTGGGAGAACGCCCACGGCGACGCGGTGGGCCGGGCGGCGGCGGACCTCAACCCGGCGGCGAACCGCCCGTACGGACAGCTGCGCGGCCGCCATGTCGAGGACCACCGCGCGCTGTTCCGCCGTACCTCGCTGGACGTGGGCACCAGCGACGCGGCGGCCCTGCCCACCGACGAGCGCGTCACCCGCTTCGCCTCCGGCGGCGATCCGCAACTGATCGAGCTGCACTTCCAGTACGGCCGCTATCTGCTCATCGCGGCATCCCGCCCCGGCACCCAGCCGGCCAATCTCCAGGGCATCTGGAACGACCTGACGAGCCCGCCCTGGGGCTCGAAGTACACCATCAACATCAATACGGAGATGAACTACTGGCCGGCCGCCCCCGCCAACCTCCTGGAGTGCTGGGAGCCGGTCTTCGCGCTGCTCGACGAGCTCGCCGTGGCCGGGCAGTCGACGGCGCGTACCCAGTACGGCGCGAACGGCTGGGTCACCCACCACAACACCGACGCCTGGCGCGGCACGGCGCCCGTGGACGGCGCGTTCTGGGGCATGTGGCCGATGGGTGGCGCCTGGCTGTCCATGGCCATCTGGGAGCACTATCGCTACACCCGCGACACGGCGAAGCTGCGGGCGCGCTACCCCGTGCTCAAGGGCGCCGCCCAGTTCTTCCTCGACGCGCTGGTGACCGACCCGACCACGGGCGCGCTGGTCACCTGCCCCTCCGTCTCCCCGGAGAACGCCCACCACGGCGGGGGCGGCGGCTCGCTGTGCGCCGGGCCGACGATGGACATGCAGCTGCTGCGCGACCTGTTCGGCGCGGTGGCCTCGGCCGCCGACCTCCTCGGCACCGACGCCGCCTTCCGGGACCAGGTGCTCGCCGCGCGCGGACGGCTCGCCCCGATGAAGGTCGGCGCGCGGGGTCAGCTCCAGGAGTGGCAGCAGGACTGGGACGCGGGCGCCCCCGAGCAGCAGCACCGCCATGTCTCCCATCTGTACGGGCTGCATCCGAGCAACCAGATCAGCCGGACGCGCACCCCGGAGCTGTTCGCCGCGGCCCGCACCACCCTCGTCCAGCGCGGTGACGCGGGGACCGGTTGGTCGCTCGCCTGGAAGATCAACTTCTGGGCGCGGCTCCAGGAGGGGGACCGCTCCTACAAGCTGCTCACCGATCTGCTCACCCCGGAGCGCACCGCCCCCAACCTCTTCGATCTGCATCCGCCGTTCCAGATCGACGGCAACTTCGGCGCCTGCGCCGGAGTGACCGAATGGCTGTTGCAGAGCCAGCACGACGAACTGCATCTGCTGCCCGCCCTCCCGTCGAACCTGCCGGACGGGAGTGTGCGGGGCCTGCTGGTGCGGGGCGGTTTCGACGTGGACGTCAGCTGGCGGGGCGGTGCGCTGAGCGAGGCGCGGCTGGGGGCCAGGGCCGGAGGCCCTGCGCGGCTGCGCACGGCGAAGGCGGTGCGGGTGACCTCCGGGGACGCACCCGTCGCCACCACCCGGCCGGAGCCGGGGGTCACGGCCTTCACCGCGAACGCGGGCGCCACCTATGTGGTCCGTCCCGCCTGA
- a CDS encoding acetoacetate decarboxylase family protein — protein MTSVRGYFPPRTATGAASLIPAPPWHYSGDLLTIEYRTDPARVRELLPEPLEPAEEDPGAVALIWADWQSCAAGGRELLDPVLSQYKETFAVVRCTYRGRTYSRCVYIWVDKDFAIARGLHQGYPKKLGSIHQTRPHPYGPAPRVEPGARFGATLAAADRRLAQVVVTLREPSGTGGFVNGHPMAHHRRLPSIENGKGLALDELIESGAASFEGGQPWVGDAELELFDSPTEELARLEVREPIAAYYRQVGVVWNGGRLLESGAPGAR, from the coding sequence ATGACCAGCGTCCGAGGCTACTTCCCGCCCAGGACCGCCACCGGCGCCGCGTCCCTCATCCCCGCCCCGCCGTGGCACTACTCCGGCGATCTGCTCACCATCGAGTACCGCACCGACCCCGCGCGGGTGCGTGAACTCCTGCCGGAGCCGCTGGAGCCCGCCGAGGAGGACCCGGGGGCGGTCGCGCTGATCTGGGCCGACTGGCAGTCCTGCGCGGCCGGTGGACGGGAGCTGCTGGATCCGGTGCTCTCCCAGTACAAGGAGACCTTCGCGGTCGTCCGCTGTACGTACCGGGGCCGGACGTACTCCCGCTGCGTCTACATCTGGGTCGACAAGGACTTCGCGATCGCCCGTGGCCTGCACCAGGGCTATCCGAAGAAGCTCGGCTCCATCCACCAGACCCGCCCCCACCCGTACGGGCCCGCCCCGCGCGTCGAGCCCGGCGCCCGGTTCGGCGCGACCCTCGCCGCGGCCGACCGGCGCCTCGCCCAGGTCGTGGTGACCCTGCGCGAGCCCTCCGGGACCGGTGGCTTCGTCAACGGCCACCCGATGGCCCACCACCGTCGGCTGCCGTCGATCGAGAACGGCAAGGGCCTCGCGCTCGACGAGCTGATCGAGTCCGGCGCCGCCTCCTTCGAGGGCGGTCAGCCGTGGGTCGGCGACGCCGAGCTGGAGCTGTTCGACTCCCCCACCGAGGAGCTGGCCCGGCTGGAGGTCCGCGAACCGATCGCCGCGTACTACCGCCAGGTCGGTGTGGTCTGGAACGGCGGCCGGCTGCTGGAGTCCGGCGCCCCGGGGGCCCGGTAG
- a CDS encoding pyridoxal phosphate-dependent decarboxylase family protein: MDLNAWLATAVASNADWVKSFGPYQAHPALAVDDDRFAAAFEVFTERLKDNYPFFHPRYAGQMLKPPHPAAVVGYLTAMLINPNNHALDGGPATAEMEREAVQQLATMFGYDTHLGHLTTSGTIANLEALFVARELHPDKGVAYSTEAHYTHGRMCGVLGVEGHPVPVDDLGRIDLDALERVLRTGRVGTVVLTAGTTGLGAVEPIHEAAALRERYGVRIHVDAAYGGFFTLLAGAPGPEGLPEEPWRAIAEADSIVVDPHKHGLQPYGCGAVLFRDPSVGRFYLHDSPYTYFTSEELHLGEISLECSRAGAAAAALWLTFQLIPPTREGLGQSLAAGRRAALRWAELIEGSEHLELYQAPELDIVSYFPVTEAATLSQIDAASNRVLQEGMTDGDPVFVSTLRVGADRLTALHPKLVRDADGARVLRSVLMKPESEGYVDQLHERLERLART; the protein is encoded by the coding sequence ATGGATCTGAATGCCTGGCTCGCCACCGCCGTGGCGTCGAACGCCGACTGGGTGAAGAGCTTCGGCCCCTACCAGGCCCATCCGGCGCTGGCGGTCGACGACGACCGGTTCGCCGCCGCGTTCGAGGTCTTCACCGAGCGGCTCAAGGACAACTACCCCTTCTTCCATCCCCGTTACGCGGGCCAGATGCTCAAGCCACCGCATCCGGCGGCCGTCGTGGGCTACCTCACGGCGATGCTGATCAATCCCAACAACCACGCTCTGGACGGCGGCCCGGCCACCGCCGAGATGGAGCGGGAGGCCGTCCAGCAGCTCGCCACGATGTTCGGCTACGACACCCACCTCGGCCACCTGACCACCAGCGGCACCATCGCCAACCTCGAGGCGCTCTTCGTGGCACGCGAACTGCACCCCGACAAGGGCGTCGCCTACAGCACCGAGGCCCACTACACCCACGGCCGGATGTGCGGTGTCCTCGGAGTGGAGGGCCATCCGGTCCCGGTGGACGACCTGGGCCGGATCGATCTCGACGCGCTGGAGCGGGTCCTGCGGACCGGGCGCGTCGGCACCGTCGTGCTCACCGCCGGCACCACCGGGCTCGGCGCCGTCGAGCCGATCCACGAGGCGGCGGCGCTGCGCGAGCGCTACGGCGTGCGCATCCACGTCGACGCCGCCTACGGCGGCTTCTTCACCCTGCTGGCCGGGGCGCCGGGCCCGGAGGGCCTGCCCGAGGAGCCGTGGCGGGCCATCGCCGAGGCGGATTCCATCGTCGTGGACCCGCACAAGCACGGCCTCCAGCCGTACGGCTGCGGCGCCGTCCTGTTCCGCGACCCCTCGGTGGGCCGGTTCTATCTGCACGACTCGCCGTACACGTACTTCACCTCCGAGGAACTGCACCTCGGCGAGATCAGCCTGGAGTGTTCCCGCGCGGGTGCGGCGGCCGCCGCGCTGTGGCTCACCTTCCAGCTGATACCGCCCACGCGGGAGGGGCTGGGGCAGTCGCTCGCGGCGGGCCGGCGGGCGGCGCTGCGCTGGGCCGAACTGATCGAGGGTTCGGAGCACCTGGAGCTGTACCAGGCCCCGGAGCTGGACATCGTCAGCTACTTCCCGGTGACCGAGGCCGCCACGTTGTCCCAGATCGACGCGGCCAGCAACCGCGTCCTCCAGGAGGGGATGACGGACGGCGACCCCGTCTTCGTGAGCACGCTCCGCGTCGGCGCCGATCGGCTGACGGCCCTCCATCCGAAGCTCGTCCGGGACGCCGACGGGGCCCGCGTCCTGCGGAGTGTGCTGATGAAGCCGGAGTCCGAGGGCTATGTCGACCAGCTCCACGAGCGTCTGGAGCGGCTCGCGCGCACGTGA
- a CDS encoding fumarylacetoacetate hydrolase family protein, producing MPEYRRVLLDGAVVETVREGDELLTGDGRRVAIHEAHHLPPVVPSKVIAVHLNHRSRVAEFRVRLPAAPTYFHKPTSALTSHRGAVVRPEGCKWLNYEGEVAIVIGKTTRNIAPHQAAEHIAGYTIANDYGLHDFRDTDAGSMLRVKGSDTLCPLGPGLVTDWDFRGKYLRTYVNGRLAQDGSTDEMEWDMHYLVADIARTITLHPGDVLLSGTPANSRPVQPGDVVDVEVEGLGRLTNHIVTGPTPIRGDVGAQPTASEEVLSTALGGDWEFRGIRPPKRP from the coding sequence ATGCCCGAGTACCGCCGCGTCCTCCTCGACGGCGCGGTCGTGGAGACCGTCCGCGAGGGCGATGAACTCCTCACCGGCGACGGCCGCCGCGTCGCGATCCACGAGGCACACCACCTGCCTCCCGTGGTCCCCTCCAAGGTGATCGCGGTCCACCTCAACCACCGCAGCCGCGTCGCCGAGTTCCGGGTCCGGCTCCCCGCCGCCCCCACCTACTTCCACAAGCCGACCTCGGCCCTCACCTCCCACCGGGGCGCCGTCGTCCGCCCCGAGGGCTGCAAGTGGCTCAACTACGAGGGCGAGGTGGCCATCGTCATCGGGAAGACCACGCGGAACATCGCGCCCCACCAGGCGGCGGAGCACATCGCCGGTTACACCATCGCCAACGACTACGGGCTGCACGACTTCCGGGACACCGACGCCGGTTCGATGCTCCGGGTGAAGGGGTCCGACACCCTGTGCCCGCTGGGGCCGGGACTGGTCACCGACTGGGACTTCCGCGGCAAGTATCTGCGCACCTACGTCAACGGCCGCCTGGCACAGGACGGGTCCACCGACGAGATGGAGTGGGACATGCACTACCTCGTCGCCGACATCGCCCGCACCATCACCCTCCACCCCGGTGACGTCCTGCTCTCCGGGACACCCGCCAACTCCCGCCCCGTACAGCCCGGCGACGTGGTCGATGTGGAGGTGGAGGGCCTGGGGCGGCTCACCAACCACATCGTCACCGGCCCGACCCCGATCCGCGGCGATGTCGGAGCGCAGCCCACCGCGTCGGAGGAGGTCCTGTCCACCGCCCTCGGGGGAGACTGGGAGTTCCGCGGCATCCGCCCGCCCAAGCGGCCCTGA